In the genome of Misgurnus anguillicaudatus chromosome 11, ASM2758022v2, whole genome shotgun sequence, one region contains:
- the LOC129416167 gene encoding calcium homeostasis modulator protein 2: MSALISEYFKFVALFFKSKDVVIFNGLIGLGTIASQSAYNIFAFSCPCSPTKNYIYGVTAIGVPALAFFVIGVMLNRNIWDVVSECRTRKCRKLSGTAAFALLGTILGRAIVAPVTWSVISLLRGEAYVCAFSEFIEPSTLDNFPPTTDAPKVMARFPCKDLPAPLMAFYGEVERRLKYESQLLGWLLVGVFALSIFLLLCLKNCCAALGYQQEAYWSQFRSNEQELFQRTAEVHAKYHAAENVKSFFGFVALENQEKELLTQCGGIKSVIPSVEWNRITGVYMYREINDTPMYSRLNKWASYTNENDC, translated from the exons ATGTCTGCACTCATATCAGAGTATTTCAAATTTGTTGCCCTCTTCTTCAAGAGTAAAGATGTTGTAATCTTTAATGGACTTATAGGTTTAGGAACCATAGCCAGTCAGTCGGCATACAACATATTTGCGTTTAGCTGTCCATGTTCACCAACAAAGAATTACATCTATGGAGTGACTGCCATCGGTGTACCCGCCCTTGCTTTCTTTGTTATTGGGGTAATGCTCAATAGAAACATCTGGGACGTTGTGTCTGAGTGCCGCACGAGAAAATGCCGAAAACTGTCTGGGACTGCTGCTTTTGCTTTGCTTGGCACCATTCTGGGAAGAGCAATTGTCGCTCCAGTCACCTGGTCTGTAATTTCCCTCCTGAGAGGAGAGGCGTATGTCTGTGCTTTTAGTGAGTTTATAGAGCCCTCCACTTTGGACAATTTCCCTCCAACTACTGATGCTCCAAAAGTCATGGCCCGGTTTCCATGTAAAGATTTACCTGCTCCGCTGATGGCTTTCTATGGAGAGGTTGAACGCAGATTAAAGTATGAATCTCAG CTTTTGGGCTGGCTGCTGGTGGGTGTCTTCGCCCTCTCCATCTTTCTACTTCTCTGTCTAAAAAACTGCTGTGCGGCCCTCGGCTATCAGCAAGAGGCTTACTGGTCCCAGTTTCGTTCCAATGAACAAGAACTTTTCCAGCGTACGGCTGAAGTTCACGCTAAATATCACGCTGCTGAAAATGTCAAGAGCTTCTTTGGCTTTGTGGCATTGGAAAATCAGGAAAAGGAGCTTCTCACACAGTGTGGGGGTATCAAGAGCGTCATTCCCAGTGTGGAGTGGAACCGGATCACAGGGGTTTACATGTACAGAGAGATCAATGATACACCCATGTACAGCCGTTTAAACAAATGGGCCAGTTACACAAATGAAAATGACTGTTAG